Proteins encoded in a region of the Aythya fuligula isolate bAytFul2 chromosome 13, bAytFul2.pri, whole genome shotgun sequence genome:
- the LOC116494400 gene encoding probable G-protein coupled receptor 83: MPYSLLQSYRPQMRGFLEEFDHYSSLVKLMSVYQATNRTTFNWTDSRIVEWEKFAELAKYEPESQKPTVKALLIVAYSVIIIMSLFGNMLVCHVVLKNKRMHSATSLFIVNLAVSDIMITLLNTPFTLVRFVNSTWIFGKAMCHISRFVQYCSLHVSTLTLTAIALDRHQVILNPLKQRMSLTKGALSISVIWLMATCFSLPHAIYQKLFQYNYREATVRSLCVPDFPEPAELVWKYLDLSTFLLLYLLPLLIITVTYTRLAKKLWLRNAIGDITTQQYITHHKNKKKSIKMLMLVVVVFAVCWFPLNCYVVLISSLGIKTKNSLYFALHWFAMSSTCYNPFIYCWLNESFRSELKSLLCMCQKVPQPRDNVLPPVITSCREAWMEQARCRKGPSSQTICSTVNVQTANTDL, from the exons ATGCCTTACTCCCTGCTTCAGTCGTACAGGCCACAGATGAGAGGTTTTCTTGAGGAGTTTGACCATTACTCTTCCTTGGTCAAACTCATGTCAGTATACCAAGCAACTAACAGGACCACCTTCAATTGGACAGACAGCCGCATTGTGGAGTGGGAGAAATTTGCTGAGCTGGCTAAATATGAGCCAGAGTCCCAGAAGCCAACAGTGAAGGCTCTCCTCATCGTGGCGTACTCGGTGATTATCATCATGTCGCTCTTTGGGAACATGCTGGTGTGCCATGTGGTGCTGAAGAACAAGAGGATGCACTCAGCCACCAGCCTTTTCATTGTCAACCTCGCGGTCTCTGACATTATGATCACGCTGCTCAACACACCTTTTACCTTG GTTCGGTTCGTGAACAGCACGTGGATCTTTGGGAAGGCCATGTGCCACATCAGCCGCTTCGTGCAGTACTGCTCGCTCCACGTTTCCACGCTGACTCTAACAGCCATCGCCCTGGACAGGCACCAG GTCATTCTGAACCCACTAAAGCAAAGGATGTCACTAACAAAAGGAGCGCTGAGCATTTCTGTTATCTGGCTGATGGCAACCTGTTTCTCCCTGCCACATGCCATCTATCAAAAGCTTTTCCAGTATAACTACAG gGAAGCCACTGTCCGGAGCTTGTGCGTCCCTGATTTTCCTGAGCCTGCAGAACTGGTCTGGAAGTATCTGGACCTGTCTacctttctcctcctctacCTCCTGCCCCTACTCATCATCACCGTCACCTACACACGCCTGGCTAAGAAGCTGTGGCTCCGCAATGCCATCGGAGACATCACCACGCAGCAGTATATCACCCACCacaagaacaagaagaagagCATCAAGATGCTgatgctggtggtggtggtcttTGCCGTCTGCTGGTTCCCTCTCAACTGCTACGTGGTGCTCATCTCCAGCCTAGGCATCAAGACGAAGAACTCCCTCTATTTTGCTCTGCACTGGTTTGCCATGAGCAGCACCTGCTACAATCCTTTCATCTACTGCTGGCTGAACGAGAGCTTCCGCTCGGAGCTCAAGTCCCTGCTCTGCATGTGCCAGAAGGTGCCCCAGCCTCGGGACAACGTGCTGCCGCCTGTTATCACGTCCTGCCGAGAGGCATGGATGGAGCAGGCCAGGTGCAGGAAGGGACCTTCCTCCCAGACCATTTGCTCCACTGTCAATGTCCAGACAGCCAACACCGATCTGTGA